The genomic DNA TGATGGGCATACCGCTGGGAACGGAGATTGCGGTTGAGGAAAATTTATCCCATGGCCAGTGGAATCAGACATTGAACGCCAGTATCGAACAGGCGCTGCAAAAACGGCCCGAAGTGGCGCAGTACGATATCAACTACGAGGTTGCCAAGCGCGGGGTGGCGGTGGCTCAGGGCGGCTACTTGCCAACGGTGTCGTTGGTTGGAGCGGTGGACCGGAACGACGCCGATTTTCCGGGGAACGACAATGGCAACTGGTCGGTCAGCCTGGTCGCCAGCTGGGATCTTTATAACAGCGGCCGGACCAAGTCGCGGATCGATCAGGCCAAAGCCTCGCAGGATAAAGCGCGCCAGGCCTCACTCCAGGCCAGGGAGGCCATCGGCCTGGAAGTCCGGCAGGCTTATTTGAATGTGAATGAAGCGGAGCAACGGATCCATGCCAGCGAACTGGCACTCGACAAGGCCAATGAAGACTATCAATTGGTCCGGGCGCGTTACCGGGCCGGACTGGGAACAAATCTGGACGTCATCGACACCCAGCTGGCGTTGACCCTGGCGAAGACCAATCATATCAACGCTTTATACGATTACAACATTAGCCTGGCCAAATTGCAAAAGGCGATGGGAATGTGAGTCTGAGGAAACTCACTGACTATAGCGATGGAGCGCAGATACGATGAACAATCAATGGATTTATCGATTATTATTTTTTTTGATACTGTTTTTTTGCAGCGGTTCCGCCGTCCTGGCGGCGGAACCGGCGCGGCCGCGAATCGGTCTGGCGCTGGGCGGAGGAAGCGCCATCGGCTTTGCGCATATCGGGGTTTTACAATGGCTGGAAGAAAATCGTATTCCCGTCGATTATGTGGCGGGGACCAGCATGGGGGGCCTTATGGGCGGATGTTACGCCATGGGAATGAGTCCCGCCGAAATCGAACGGTTCGTGAAAAGTCTCAATTGGGACCGGCTGTTTGACTCCGCTCCGCCCTATCGCGCGCTGGATTTCCGGCGCAAAGAAGACAAGCTCGACTACCCCGGAGAGATAGAGATAGGGTTGAAGGATAAGCTTTATATCCCCAGCGGGCTCTCCATCTATCGGGTGAACCTGTTGCTCAGCCGGATTGCCTTACCTTATTCCGCCGTTCGCGATTTTGACGAATTGCCGATTCCCTATCGTTGCGTGGCGACGGATATCCAAAACTCTGAGAAGGTCGTTTTGGGGGATGGCTCGTTATCCGAGGCGATGCGGGCCACGATGTCACTACCGGGAGCGTTCGTTCCGGTAGAACGGGACGGCCGCCTATTGGTGGATGGCGGCTTGGTGGATAATGTGCCGGCTGATGTCGCCAAAGCAATGGGCGCGGATCTCGTGATTGCGGTAAATTGCAATCAAAGCAACGCCAATAAGGATTTGCGCAGGATCGATGAGATCCTGATGAGTTCAATCAACACGCTCACCAACGAAAATGTCAGACAAGCTTTGAAGCTGGCGGATTTCGTCATTCAGCTTCAGACCGGGAATCTATCCTCTTTTGATTGGAATGCGTGCGACGAGCTGATTGAGGCCGGATACCAATCGGCCGCCAGGCAAGGGGAAGAATTAAAAAAATTGGCGCTCGATCCGGCAACGTGGCAAGAATACCTGAAAAGACGCTCCGAACGGAAACGGCTGCAAGCGCCGGTTCCCAGAGCGCTCAAGATCCAGGGCACCGATGAAATCAATCAGGCTGAAATCGCGGCCCGACTCCGGCCTTTTATTGGCAAGCCCGTCGATGTAACGGCATTAGAAGTGGTTTTGGTCGATATCATGGGGTCGTCATTTTATGAGAGTTTACGGTATGAAATAGTGATTCAAGATCAGGTGCCGACACTGGTGATCACTGTACGGGAAATCGCTTATGGTCCGCCTTTTGTCCGATATATTTTGCAAATGAATTTTGTGGGTGATCGCGCCGATGTAAATCTTCGTTCCCGAATCACGGCGTATAACATGGCGGGGGAAGGAGCCGAACTCCGTACTGATTTATCGCTCGGGACCTCTCCCGGCCTGGGCGTCGAACTCTATAAGCCCTTCTCGACGAAGGGCTGGTTCCTGGTGCCCCGTTTGGAAGTGAAACGAAGCCGCGGCAGTTTGTTTCTTGATGGGAAACAGGAGAACCATTTTACGCTGGATGAAAGTGGCATCGGTTTGAGCCTTGGTTACAGTTTCAATAAGTTTTCCGAGGCCAGATTGGGTTATCAGGCCGGTTACCAGCGCACCGATACCATCGTGGGGACGCCGTTGCGGGAGAAAGACGGCCGGGTCCGCAAAACGGAGTTGCGATGGAGCTACCGGAATGCCAATCAGGGAGTATTGGAGGGAGGGGTCCTATGCGACGTAAAGGCCGATTGGTATTCGGACGCTCCGAATGCTTCGGAGCCCTTCAGCACTGCCGAGACTTCTGTAAAATGGGTTATCCCGCTGAACGAACGAAAGGCGGTATTCACCATCGTGTCGGCCGGCGCCGCGACCAGCGGCAATCCGCCTCTAATGCAACAGTTTACCTTGGGCGGGCCGCTGCGATTGGGCGCCTATGATAGCGATGAATTCCGCGGCGACAATTATGTATTGGGAACGGTCGGCATCATCAAGGATATTGGGAAACCTTTGGGCCTGAAGAAGATGTATTTGGCTACGTTTCTTGAAAATGGCGGTGTTTTCGATGATTGGTCCGATATCCATTGTAAGACGGACTTCTCGCTTGGACTGGTAAGTCCCACGATCTTCGGGACATTTTACCTGGGGACCAGTTTTGGCGAGGGGAATCAGTCCAGGATTAATTTCTTGTTAGGACGCATGTTTTAATTTGTCGCAATTCCCGGAGTTCCAAAAGTGATGCGATATATTGGGAGGAAAGGGGAGCGGTCATTGTGATGAGGCCAATCGGGATTGTCCGGAGAGTTGACTGTCTTGGCAGGGTTGTGATCCCCAGTGAACTGCGGCGGACCATGAATATCGAGGATTCCGATTTCCTCGAAATCTATACCGACCGGGACATGATTGTCATCAAAAAATATGAACCGGTCTGCGTCTTTTGCGGCAGTCCCGACGGCGTAAAGAGCATTTATGAGAAAAACATTTGCGAGTCTTGCCGCGGGGAGCTGAAAGCGTTGTGATAAACCCCGCCCAATACAAAAGCTCAGAAAAGACAGTGATAAGTGTTTGGAGGAGAGCAGGAAATGCTTGCCGAGAAGGTCAAGGAGCCCATCAAGGTTCTGGCTGTATTCGATAAGGGGAGCGTCCGGCCGGTGTCCTTTGAATGGCGGAATCAAAAGTTTAGCGACTTCAAAATCGGATCTTCCTGGGTCGGCTCGGAAGGGAGCTCCCGGGTGCTTTTTTTCGCGATTCTGTTCGATGGGGATGCCTATGAAATATGTTTTCGGGTTCGCAGGATGACCTGGCATCTGACGCGCATTATCAGTTTATAGAAGGGGACTGCAAATTCTTTGACCGGGGAACCCGGTTTTTTTATGGAGAGAATTCATCATTGATAACTCATTTTTTGCAACTGAGATAGCGCACTCCCATCGGGATCATCGGAAAAAAGGGTAAAACAAAAACTCACCCTCGCCCTCTCTTTTTGCGAAAGAGAGGGTAACCCCGATCCTTCGATGCCAAAATGATCAGATATCAGCCGCAAGCGGGACGGATGAGTTCATTCCGTCCACGAGTTATTTTCTTGCTGTGTGGGCCGCGGGTCAACTTTGGTTTGGTGCGATAGATGGTCGACCCCGGATGGGACGTAGGAAGCCGGGGGTGGGAGTCGTTTTGTGGATACGTGATCGCTTTGAGTCGTTCAACAAGCTCATTTTGGGGAAAAAGAGCTCTTTCAGTCGTTCAACAAGCTCATTTTGTGAATAAAAGAGCTCTTTCTGTGAATGAATGAGCTCTTTCAGTCGTTGAACGAGCTCTTTTTGTGGATAAGTGAGCTCATTTTGTGAATGAACGAGCTCTTTTTCGGAAGAATGAGCTCATTCAGTCGTCGAACAAGCTCTTTTTGTGAATAAAAGAGTTCTGTTTGTGAATAAGTCATCTGTTCCTGTGGATAAATGGAATCGTTGAATGTGGTTAATGAATTTTGGCTGTGGATAAGTCAGGGAAGTGCAGCTATATGCAACGATATTAAGCCTTAAGGGTATATGATTTGCGAAAATAACGAACGCTTCATCGTTTTTTCGCAAATCATTTGATTCAAATCATGTTATTGAGAGAATTTCAAATCTCTTCAAAAAAGCTTCGCAACACAATATATTGATTGATATATCCGGGCTGCTCACTATATATTGTATTGTGAAGGGAATGTTATAGTAATTTGAAATTCTCTGTATTGCATCTAAAATCGGGTGAAAGGGGGCGCAAATTTTCACGCCGGAGCGTGCACGGTCTTAATCGACGGCTGGCTGGTCACAAAAAAATTACCGTTGCATACCGGCGTTCTCTATTTGAGTTCATCTTTGTCGACTTATAATAAAAGTAGAAGAAGTTACCTAAAAGGAAACTTCAAAAATAGAATATGTAAAAAATATTCGGGACCGAGCTTGGTCACTTGACTAAGTTTATTCTTCATGTCCTTCGGTTTCCCTTTTGCGGAGTGAAACAAAAGGGAAATATTGTAGCTCTTTTCGTCGAAAGGAGTCTCAATTCATGCCCCAACCCCCGGATCTCCAACCCATGGCTCAATACCTGGACTGCCTGGTCAGGGAACGGGTGGCCGAGTTCAGCGGCAAAGTCCTGCCGAACGACCCGCAGCTCCAAAAGAACCGCGCCGCGATGGATAAGTTCCTGAAGCTCCTCGAAGATTTGCTGCCCCAGCCCGACAGCGCGGTGATCCTCGACGCCATCAACGAAACCGCGGCTGTCATGGCGACCCGCTGCCAGGAGCTGGCCTACCGCCGGGGCCTGGAAGACGGCGCCGAACTGGCCGGAATCCTGGCCCGAAACGGCCGCGAGGAGAGTGGAAGTGGGGATTAAAGGTTCATCAGCCCCGAATTTTTGCCAAAGCGATCGTTTTTTGACTGACTGCTGGGGTCCACCCCTCATTCTATCTTTCTCCCTCAGGGAGAAACAAACCGTCATTCTGAGGGCCTTTATACTCTAGAGCAACACGGACTTGCCGCCAGGGAGGGCGGCGACGCGGCGTTGATGGCGGATGAAATCACCGCCGTCGGCAGCGCGGAACGGACCCAGAAGCCGCCGGTAAGGGAGGCCGGCGGCAAACCATCAATGTCCATTTACCTTACCGGTCCAAGGAAGGACCAGCCGTTGGAGGGGATACCCAAGGGGAAGCATCGTCCCCTTGGGCGGCCGGGTGCAGGGAGTGATACCAAGTTGCATTCATCCTTTTTTGAAAAATATGCTGAACAAAATATCTGGCAGTAGAGATTTTTGTTCAGCATTTGAAATGAAAGAATGCAACTTGGTAGGACTCACTCCCTGCCCGCCTTCAGGTGGAAACACACCAGAGGCGACAGCGAGGAACTGCCGGGGAAGAGGCCACTTTTAAGTCTGAGATGTCCAAAGGCGACCTCACCTCGGTCCTCTCCGGCGTTACCAAGCGAAGAAGCGGATTCAGCGGAGGGATGGCGGAGCTTGAAACTCGGGCCTTTTGAAAGCTTCATCGAATGACCAAAAGATAGAGCCGAATTTCGGTCGATTTCTCCCTGTCGAATGCTATGCGTTCTTCGCAACGCCGCGCCGGTCAGCCTCTATGTTGGCTGTAAGGGTAACAAATGGTCTATGAAAAATCTTTGTTTCAGAGTTAGCACTCGCCGCCTTCCCTGGCGGCGGGACTGGAATATCCTTGGTGCATAAGTTCACCAAAAGATGAGGGCTCACAAAAAGGCAGTTCGTTTATCTCTGGGGGAGAAAAATAGGGCGGATCGCGGTGGGCTGCTGTTTGTGAAAAGAAGAAGTTAAAGAAAGCAGACCGTTAAAGCGAAGAAGCGGATTCAGCGGAGAGGAATGACGGAGCTTGAAACTCGGGCCTTTTGAAAGCTTCATCGAATTGCCCTAAAAGATAGATCCGTGTTTTGACAATCTTTCAACCGAAGGCATCCATCCCACTTCCCAAGGAGGTCCCCCCATGCTAACCAGCGACAGCAAAGGAATGGACGAATTCATCTTCGACCGGATCTACAAGATCAATGAAGAACTCCTGCCGCGCGACGGAGAATACCGGGAGTGGGGCCAAAAACAGCGGACGGTGCTGGATCAGCTCTGGGCCAGGCTCGCCCCGGCCGAACGGTAATTGCTCGACGAATTTGACGTCAGCCGGACCATGCAGATGAACCGGAGGGATGAATTGCTCTACAGCCGGGGACGGATGGACGGGATCCTGCTGGGCTGGTGGATCGACCGGATCCGGCGGGGCGAGGAAATTGTGCTGCCGTGAAGCCCCGGCTTTTTGCAATCTGGGGCTATGAAACGCCGGCGTAATATTATACAATATTTTACAGTGGCGATAAAAACCTCTGGCAGGGAATTGCGGCGAAAGAGAGATGGCAAGCGATGGCGATAGACCGGTATCAATTGGTTGCCCGGCATAATCCGGTATTGAGAGAATGCTACCCTTTATCGCCTTTGACCATCGGCAATGGGGAATTCGCTTATACAGCCGATATCACCGGAATGCAAAGCTTCCCCGATAGTTATCGGGAGAAAGTTCCCCTGTGCACCCTGGCCCAATGGGGTTGGCATACCCAGCCGGCCGAGGGGGGCCGGCATTACCAGAAAAATGAGTTGAAACTCAAATATTTCGATGCCGGCGGAGCGAAAGCCGGGTATGCGGTTGAGAGCGAAGGGCAGGAGGAAGCGTACGATTGGCTGAGAATCAATCCGCACCGGCTTCATCTCGGCCAGATCGGCATGGAAATCATGATGGATGATGGGCAACCGGCCGAAATCTCCGACATTCGGGACATTCACCAGCAGCTCGATTTGTGGCGCGGGATCTTGCATAGCGAATTTACAACGGCCGGCATTCCGGTATCGGTCAAAAGCTGTTGCCATCCCTTTCGGGATGTGGTAGCCTTTTCGGTTGAGTCGGAACTGTTGCAGCAAAACCGGTTGACGATCCGGTTTGCCTTTCCCTATGGAGCGCCCGATAAAACCGCCGCCGATTGGTCAGCGGTTGAAAAGCACCGGACAGTCGTCATGCAACGGGGCGACAACCGGTTGCGTTTGCTGCGGCTGCTCGATAACAACCGTTACTCCGTGGAGATCTTATACCCGGAAAACGGCAGAGTCTTTCGAACCGGCGACCATGAATTCAAAATGGACGTTCCGGAAGGTTCCGGGAAAATCGAGTTTTCCGTCTCATTTACTTCCGAACCGCCGCGGGGAACCCTGCCCGCCTGGCTGGAGGTGCAGTCGGCTTCCGAAGCGTACTGGCGGGAGCATTGGTCCAAAGGCGGCGCCGTGGAGCTTTCCGGAAGCAGCGATCCCCGCGCGTTTGAGTTGGAGCGCAGAATCGTTTTATCCCAATATTTGACCGCTATTCAGTGCGCGGGCTCGCTGCCGCCCCAGGAAACCGGACTCACCTGCAACAGCTGGTACGGGAAATTCCATCTGGAGATGCATTGGTGGCATGCCGCCCATTTTTCGTTTTGGGGCCGGCATCATCTGCTGGAAAGAAGCCTCTGGTGGTACCGGGCGATTCTGCCCAAGGCGAGGGAACTGGCGGGATCCCAAGGCTACTCCGGGGCGCGCTGGCCGAAGATGGCCGGGCCCGCTGGAGAGGACGCGCCGTCGCCCATCGGCCCTTTGCTGATCTGGCAGCAACCTCATCCCATCTACTATGCGGAATTATGCTATAGGCATCACCCTTCCCGGGAAACTTTGGAGGCCTATCGGGAGATCGTCTTCGAGACGGCCGAATTCATGGCTTCCTACGCCAAGTATGATCCGGCCCATGACCGGTATGTCCTGGGCCCTCCGCTGATTCCGGCCCAGGAGAATCATGCGCCGGAAACGACGGTAAATCCAGTTTTTGAGCTGGAATACTGGCTTTTCGGGCTGTCGACCGCCAATCAATGGCGAATCCGCCTGGGTTTGCCGCTCGACCAAAAATGGGAAGAAATCGCTGCGAAGTTGGCGGAACTCCCGGTGAAGGAGGGAGTCTATATCGCCCACGAAAACTGTCCGTTGACCTTTTCCCGTTTTAACGAAGATCATCCTTCGATGTTGGGCGCCTGCGGTGTGCTTCCGGGACGCAAGGCCAAACCGGAAGTGATGCGGCAAACGCTGGGAAAGGTATTACGGGAATGGCGGTTCGAAACGATGTGGGGCTGGGACTTTCCGATGTTGGCGATGACCGCCGCCCGGCTCGGTCAACCGGAGATAGCGGTCTCCTGCCTGTTGATGGATTCACCGAAAAATACCTACCTCCCCAATGGCCACAACTGCCAGGGGGATCGCCCGGACCTTCCCCTCTACCTCCCGGGGAACGGAGGGCTGTTAACCGCGGTGGCGCTGATGGCGGCGGGTTGGGATGGATGCGGGACGGAGACCCCCGGATTCCCGAAGGATGGCGGCTGGAAGGTGCGCTGGGAAGGGTTGCGACCGTTGATTTAGCCCGGCCCAGCCATTGATTGCGGATTTCATTGGATGGCCTGGCTTTGCTCTCAAAAGATAACCTGGGAGAAAAGAGGGAATCGGCCGATGAATTGGATCACCAATCCTATTTTGCGGGGGTTTAACCCCGATCCTTCCATTGTGCGGGTGGGAGACGATTACTATATCGCGACCTCGACCTTTGAATGGTTTCCCGGTGTTCAGATCCATCATTCCCGCGATTTGATGAATTGGGAGTTGATTGCCCATCCGTTAAACCGCCCATCCCAGCTGGATATGAAGGGCAATCCGGCTTCGGGTGGCGTTTGGGCTCCTTGTCTCAGCCATGATCGAGGCGTTTTTTATCTGGTTTATACGGATGTGAAAACTTCCAAAACATTGGCCAAAGACACGCACAACTTCTTGGTGACCGCGGCCGATATCCGGGGCGATTGGTCCGAACCCGTTTACTTAAACAGTTGCGGCTTTGACCCGTCGCTCTTTCATGATGATGACGGCCGGCACTGGCTGCTATCTATGGTAACCGACCACCGCAAAGGCAGAAATCCATTCGGCGGCATTATTTTGCAGGAGTATTCAGTCCACGGCCAGTGCTTGACCGGGCCCGAATATCGTATCTTCCAAGGGACGGAGCTTGGTTGCACCGAAGGGCCGCATCTTTACAAACGGGGCGCGTTTTATTACTTGATCACCGCCGAAGGCGGGACCGGACTGGGACATGCGGTCACGCTGGCCCGTTCCAGGGAGATTACCGGTCCCTATGAGGTAGATCCGGCCAACCCGATCCTGACATCGCGCAATGATCCGACGCTGGCATTACAGAAAGCGGGCCATGCCGATCTGGTCCAAACCCAGAACGGCCAATGGTATATGGTTCATCTGTGCTCCCGGCCGATTCCCTCGCGGGGAAGGTATCCCTTGGGCCGGGAGACGGCGATCCAAAAAGTGGAATGGACGGAAGATCATTGGCTGAGGTTGGAGTCCGGCGGTAACCGACCCCTGGTCAAGGTCCCGGCCCCCGGTTTTCCGGTATGCCCCGCCCCGGCGGTGCCGGCACGGGATGATTTCGATGGTCCGAGGCTGAGCCTTCATTTTCAAACGCTGCGGATACCGCTGGTCGAAGATTCGCTCAGTCTGACGGAGCGGCCCGGGTTTTTACGGCTTAAAGGCCGTGAATCCCTATCCTCCAAACATCACCAAGCTTTGGTTGCCCGCCGCCAGCAGTCATTTACCTATACCGCTGCGACATGCGTGGAGTTTGAGCCGGAAAATTACAAACAAATGGCTGGACTGGTTTGTTTGTATGACCACGAAAACTTCTATTATCTACGAATCTCATATGACGATCAGCTGGAAAGCAAATGTCTGGGGATCTGGAGTTGCGATAACAATGTCTTCAGTTACCCTTTGGACCGGGATGTGCTGATCAAGGATTGGCAACGTTGCTATCTGCGGGTCAGGGTCGATTATGACCGCCTGCAGTTTTACTATGCCCAAAATGACCGGGAATGGCGCGCAATCGGACCGGCGCTGGATGCCGGCCGCCTTTCCGATGACTATTGCAGGGAAGGAAAATTTACCGGCGCTTTTGTCGGACTATGTTGCCAAGACCTGACCGGACGGAGAAAACACGCGGACTTCGATTTCTTCGAATATGTGGAGGAGGGCCGCGAATGACCTCCCCGCCGGAAAGTTGTGAATTGGATTGAACGGACCGGTTAATCAAAAAACAGCCACGGGTTTCAGCCCGCGGCTGTTTTTGGGAATTACCCTTTCAAACCGCTGGTGCTGATGCCCTCCACCAGATATTTGTTGAAGAATAGGAAGATGAAAAAGACCGGCAACAAGGAAAGGGTGGACATGGCGAACATCGCCCCAAAATCGGTTTCCGAAGAGGAATCGGCGAAGAGCTTGATCGCCAGAGAAACGGGGAACATCTTTGGCCGGCTGAGGTAGATCAACGGGCCCATGAAATCATCCCATTTCCAGTAGAAATTAATAATGAACGTGGTGATCAAGGCCGGACTGATCAAAGGCATGATAATCCGGGTGTAAACCGAATATCGTGAGCAACCATCCAAAATGGCCGCCTCGTCCAGTTCTTTCGGGAGTCCCTGAATGAATTGCATCATCAGGAAGACAAAAAAGGCGCTGGAAAACCAGGATGGCAGGATCAAAGGAACGAAAGTATTGGTCAGATCAAGGTTGCGGAAGATGATATATTGCGGGATCATCACCACTTGCGCCGGCAACATCATTGTCGCCATCATACAAGCAAATAAAAACTTTCTCCCCGGAAACCGGATCCGGGCAAAGGCATAGGCCACCAATGAGGAGGAGATGGTCACGCCGGCCGTAGCTAGGGTTGTAATTATGAACGAATTCAAGAAAAATTGGGCGAACGTCAAATTGCCGAAACCGCGCCAACCTCTGATATAGTTATCGACGCTGAATACTTTGGGCAACAGTTTGAGGGATTCGTTCAAGATTTCATAATTGGTTTTGAAAGAGCCGAAGACCATCCACAAAACCGGGTAAACCATCAAAAAACCCAAAAGGAAGATGAGGAGATGAAAAATGGTCCGGTATAAAACCCGTCGGGTGCGATAAGGATTCAGCATCTCATTTCTCCTCCTTTGACTCGTAAAATACCCATTGATCCGACGTCTTGAAGATGAGGGCGGTCACGATGGCGATCATGATCAGTAAAATCCAGGCCATGGCGCTGGCATACCCCATCTCAAAGTAGTTAAAGGCCCGTTTATACAGATACAAGGCGTAAAAAAGGGTGCTGTCCATCGGCCCTCCGGTGCCTTTGGAAATGATGAATGCCTGGGTAAAGTTCATGAATCCGGAGATGGTCTGCATCACCAGGTTGAAGAGAATGACCGGCGACAGACAGGGCAGCGTTATCCGGAAAAATTGCTGCAGTTGGGACGCGCCGTCAATCTGGGCCGATTCGTAGTAGGTGACCGGGATTTGTTTCAGGCCGGCGGCGAAGATGATCATCGAGGAACCGAACTGCCAGACTGTTAACAGCACCAGGACCCACATGGCGTACGCCGGATCGCCCAGCCAGAAAACGGTCTTCAGGCCGAACAGGGACAGGAAATTATTGACCACGCCTTTGGTCGCGAACAATTCCTTCCATACCAGAGTCACCGCCACACTGCCGCCGATGAGGGAAGGAAGGTAATAGACCGAGCGGTAAAAGCCGTCCAACCGGTTTTTGCGGGTTAACAGGTAAGCGACGATCAAGGCGAAGGCAAGCTTCAATGGAACCGATACCAAAACAAAATAAAGGGTAACGGCGATCGACTTCAGAAACTGCGGATCGCCCGTAAACATCCGGATATAGTTGGTCAGGCCGATCCATAGCGGCGCGGCGGTGATCTTAAAATCGGTAAAGGAGATATAGAGCGAATAAAGCATGGGCAAGATGGTAAAAAGCAAAAAGCCGATGATAAAAGGCGAGGAAAAAATAAAGCCGCAGACGGATTCATGATGAATCAACTTTTGAAAACTCCATTTTTGAATTTTTGGCGACGGCATCCAAATCAACCCCTTTTCAGTCCCAAAAATGTTATCGTCCTATCCATGCGAACATGCCCCAATCTCTGCAATTGGGGCATGGCGGCCGGTAAGATGATTTTTCTACATCGTATCCAAAGCGGTTGCTGGTCATTTTTTTGAAGCCGAATACCGTTTAAGGGCCTCTTCGGCTTCGGATTTAAACCGTTTTGCGGCCTCATCCGGGGCCGTTCTACCCAGTACTACTTCTTCGGATAGACGGATATAAATGTCCCTGATCTGAGCCTGTACCGGTGAGTCTAAAAGGATATTGGTGGAAGCTTCCTTGCCAAGATTGGTCAGATAGCTGTAGACTTCCTTTTCCGGAGTAGTCAGGTTCACCGACAAGGCCTCGCGGATATGCCGCATGATCGGAACGCCGCGTTCGCCGCCGAGAATTTTGTTGGCTGCCACGTCGTTGGCGAAGAAATTGATAAATTGGGCCGCGGCGTCTTTGTTTTTGGATGTTTTCGAGATGCAAAACATTTGAGAGGACATAATGGTCTGGGAAAGCGGGCCGTTTTTGGTGCGTCTGGGCATGCAGACCAGGGCAAGCGGCCGTTTGGCGGCTTTTGACAGCGCCACAAATTGGTTGCTGTACAGCCAGGCCATGGCGGATTCTCCTCGAACGAGCGGGTTCCCTTCGATGTCTTTGATCTCGGCCATTTGTGCCGGATTGGGGTAAGCCCCGGCTTTGGTCACTCGCTGGACCATTTTAAGATAATCAGCGACATAACTGTCTTTCTTGTAATTTAATTTCAACCGGTACGGTTCGAGAAATAAACTTTCTTTGGTGCCATACTGGGAAACGACGGTGGTCAGCGCCCAGAATTCATCGGCCCGGGTCAGGCTGCAGCCCAGGATGCCCAGTTTCTGGTGAATC from Hydrogenispora ethanolica includes the following:
- a CDS encoding patatin-like phospholipase family protein, with translation MNNQWIYRLLFFLILFFCSGSAVLAAEPARPRIGLALGGGSAIGFAHIGVLQWLEENRIPVDYVAGTSMGGLMGGCYAMGMSPAEIERFVKSLNWDRLFDSAPPYRALDFRRKEDKLDYPGEIEIGLKDKLYIPSGLSIYRVNLLLSRIALPYSAVRDFDELPIPYRCVATDIQNSEKVVLGDGSLSEAMRATMSLPGAFVPVERDGRLLVDGGLVDNVPADVAKAMGADLVIAVNCNQSNANKDLRRIDEILMSSINTLTNENVRQALKLADFVIQLQTGNLSSFDWNACDELIEAGYQSAARQGEELKKLALDPATWQEYLKRRSERKRLQAPVPRALKIQGTDEINQAEIAARLRPFIGKPVDVTALEVVLVDIMGSSFYESLRYEIVIQDQVPTLVITVREIAYGPPFVRYILQMNFVGDRADVNLRSRITAYNMAGEGAELRTDLSLGTSPGLGVELYKPFSTKGWFLVPRLEVKRSRGSLFLDGKQENHFTLDESGIGLSLGYSFNKFSEARLGYQAGYQRTDTIVGTPLREKDGRVRKTELRWSYRNANQGVLEGGVLCDVKADWYSDAPNASEPFSTAETSVKWVIPLNERKAVFTIVSAGAATSGNPPLMQQFTLGGPLRLGAYDSDEFRGDNYVLGTVGIIKDIGKPLGLKKMYLATFLENGGVFDDWSDIHCKTDFSLGLVSPTIFGTFYLGTSFGEGNQSRINFLLGRMF
- a CDS encoding AbrB/MazE/SpoVT family DNA-binding domain-containing protein, coding for MRPIGIVRRVDCLGRVVIPSELRRTMNIEDSDFLEIYTDRDMIVIKKYEPVCVFCGSPDGVKSIYEKNICESCRGELKAL
- a CDS encoding glycoside hydrolase family 65, whose protein sequence is MAIDRYQLVARHNPVLRECYPLSPLTIGNGEFAYTADITGMQSFPDSYREKVPLCTLAQWGWHTQPAEGGRHYQKNELKLKYFDAGGAKAGYAVESEGQEEAYDWLRINPHRLHLGQIGMEIMMDDGQPAEISDIRDIHQQLDLWRGILHSEFTTAGIPVSVKSCCHPFRDVVAFSVESELLQQNRLTIRFAFPYGAPDKTAADWSAVEKHRTVVMQRGDNRLRLLRLLDNNRYSVEILYPENGRVFRTGDHEFKMDVPEGSGKIEFSVSFTSEPPRGTLPAWLEVQSASEAYWREHWSKGGAVELSGSSDPRAFELERRIVLSQYLTAIQCAGSLPPQETGLTCNSWYGKFHLEMHWWHAAHFSFWGRHHLLERSLWWYRAILPKARELAGSQGYSGARWPKMAGPAGEDAPSPIGPLLIWQQPHPIYYAELCYRHHPSRETLEAYREIVFETAEFMASYAKYDPAHDRYVLGPPLIPAQENHAPETTVNPVFELEYWLFGLSTANQWRIRLGLPLDQKWEEIAAKLAELPVKEGVYIAHENCPLTFSRFNEDHPSMLGACGVLPGRKAKPEVMRQTLGKVLREWRFETMWGWDFPMLAMTAARLGQPEIAVSCLLMDSPKNTYLPNGHNCQGDRPDLPLYLPGNGGLLTAVALMAAGWDGCGTETPGFPKDGGWKVRWEGLRPLI
- a CDS encoding glycoside hydrolase family 43 protein: MNWITNPILRGFNPDPSIVRVGDDYYIATSTFEWFPGVQIHHSRDLMNWELIAHPLNRPSQLDMKGNPASGGVWAPCLSHDRGVFYLVYTDVKTSKTLAKDTHNFLVTAADIRGDWSEPVYLNSCGFDPSLFHDDDGRHWLLSMVTDHRKGRNPFGGIILQEYSVHGQCLTGPEYRIFQGTELGCTEGPHLYKRGAFYYLITAEGGTGLGHAVTLARSREITGPYEVDPANPILTSRNDPTLALQKAGHADLVQTQNGQWYMVHLCSRPIPSRGRYPLGRETAIQKVEWTEDHWLRLESGGNRPLVKVPAPGFPVCPAPAVPARDDFDGPRLSLHFQTLRIPLVEDSLSLTERPGFLRLKGRESLSSKHHQALVARRQQSFTYTAATCVEFEPENYKQMAGLVCLYDHENFYYLRISYDDQLESKCLGIWSCDNNVFSYPLDRDVLIKDWQRCYLRVRVDYDRLQFYYAQNDREWRAIGPALDAGRLSDDYCREGKFTGAFVGLCCQDLTGRRKHADFDFFEYVEEGRE
- a CDS encoding carbohydrate ABC transporter permease, whose product is MLNPYRTRRVLYRTIFHLLIFLLGFLMVYPVLWMVFGSFKTNYEILNESLKLLPKVFSVDNYIRGWRGFGNLTFAQFFLNSFIITTLATAGVTISSSLVAYAFARIRFPGRKFLFACMMATMMLPAQVVMIPQYIIFRNLDLTNTFVPLILPSWFSSAFFVFLMMQFIQGLPKELDEAAILDGCSRYSVYTRIIMPLISPALITTFIINFYWKWDDFMGPLIYLSRPKMFPVSLAIKLFADSSSETDFGAMFAMSTLSLLPVFFIFLFFNKYLVEGISTSGLKG
- a CDS encoding carbohydrate ABC transporter permease — protein: MPSPKIQKWSFQKLIHHESVCGFIFSSPFIIGFLLFTILPMLYSLYISFTDFKITAAPLWIGLTNYIRMFTGDPQFLKSIAVTLYFVLVSVPLKLAFALIVAYLLTRKNRLDGFYRSVYYLPSLIGGSVAVTLVWKELFATKGVVNNFLSLFGLKTVFWLGDPAYAMWVLVLLTVWQFGSSMIIFAAGLKQIPVTYYESAQIDGASQLQQFFRITLPCLSPVILFNLVMQTISGFMNFTQAFIISKGTGGPMDSTLFYALYLYKRAFNYFEMGYASAMAWILLIMIAIVTALIFKTSDQWVFYESKEEK